One part of the Marinifilum sp. JC120 genome encodes these proteins:
- a CDS encoding DUF2647 domain-containing protein, whose protein sequence is MAPLFSRIHTSLISVWTAISRAQV, encoded by the coding sequence TCTCTTCTCGAGAATCCATACATCCCTTATCAGTGTATGGACAGCTATCTCTCGAGCGCAGGTTTAG